GGATAAAGGCAAATTACTAATATTTTAAACAGAGAAATCAAAGACCCTGTGGTAAATTTATTGTAATGGAAACAGCAGTTAATCAATTTGTATTTTTAAACCCACCGGGGATTATCGAGACGGTTATTTGTGCTGCGTTATTTGCGTTGGTGCTATATGGATCGCTTAGAAGCACCAGATATTTAGCACAGGCAAAACAAAGAGCAGTTATTGTTTCGCTGCACATATTATCGTTTGTACTAATCTTATTAATACTTTTTAACCCAGCATACAGGATAGAGAATTATAAAGAGGAGAAAAAGAAGCTAGCAGTAATAGCTGATAGCTCTTGGAGCATGAATCTTTCCTCGGGCGAAAGGGGGGATTTTAGAGATGAGAACCTAAAGGACTTCATTAATGAGAATAGAAATTTCTTCTCGCAACTTGAACAAGACTTCTTTGTGGATTATTACGCCTTTAATACAGACCTGATTTCAGGCTCTTTGGAAGCAATTATGTCTCAACAGGCGCTTGGAACCCGCACAGACTTTCAATCGGCATTGGAATATTTAGTAGAAAAAAATAATAATGGTGAGCTTGATACCGCAATAATTATCACTGATGGAGAAGACAAAGACATCTCGTCCGAGAGAGCAGAAGAGCTTATTGATAAAATAGATTTCCCAGTCAACACAATAAGCCCAGTTACGCAAGAGAATATTTATGATATCTGGATAGATAAAATAGATTCAAGTGAAGTAAGTTTTTTGAGATACCCGTTTCCTGTTGAAGTATCAATTAAATCTAGTACAGACGAGGTTATTCAGATCCCGGTATCACTTTACGAAGGTGATAAGCTTGTTGCCATAAAAGAAGCTAAGATAGACCAAGAGACCAAAGATGCAAAACTGGTATTTGAAGTTAACCCAGATTCATTAGGCAGGAAAATATATACAGTTTCCATGCCGTCTCTATCTGATGAAGTAATACCCGAGAACAATGAGAGATCATTTTTCACTGATGTAATTATAAACAAGATAAGAGTTCTTCATGTAGGAGGAAGACCATCGTGGGATGTTAAATTTTTAAGAAAAGCTCTAAAGCGAAACCCTAATGTTGACCTTGTTTCATTTTTCATCTTAAGAGACCCGACTGATCTTTCCTTCGCTTCAGAAAGAGAGTTAAGTTTAATCCCGTTTCCTGTAAATGAAATATTTGGAAAAGAATTAAGCACTTTTGATGTTGTAATTTTCCAGGATTTTCATTTTCAGCCCTACGGTATTTTTGGATTCCATCTGCGCAACATACAAGAATATGTCTCAAAAGATGGAGGCTCTTTTCTTATGATCGGCGGCAGCAACAGCTTTAATAGCGGCAGTTACGGCCGTACTTCGCTTTCGGAGATACTACCTGTAAAACTCGACTACAGGCCTAAAACTCTTTCAGAAACCATAAGTAGCCAAACCTATCACCCAGAGCTCACCGAGGTTGGGAAAAGTCACCCTATAACCAGAATCATTCCTAACACAAATGAAAATGAGCGGCACTGGAACTCTATGCCTGAATTAGAGGGTTTAAATACCGTACAAGGGTTAAAACCATCAGCTATGGCACTTTTGTCTACTGATGACG
The genomic region above belongs to Thermodesulfobacteriota bacterium and contains:
- a CDS encoding glutamine amidotransferase, giving the protein METAVNQFVFLNPPGIIETVICAALFALVLYGSLRSTRYLAQAKQRAVIVSLHILSFVLILLILFNPAYRIENYKEEKKKLAVIADSSWSMNLSSGERGDFRDENLKDFINENRNFFSQLEQDFFVDYYAFNTDLISGSLEAIMSQQALGTRTDFQSALEYLVEKNNNGELDTAIIITDGEDKDISSERAEELIDKIDFPVNTISPVTQENIYDIWIDKIDSSEVSFLRYPFPVEVSIKSSTDEVIQIPVSLYEGDKLVAIKEAKIDQETKDAKLVFEVNPDSLGRKIYTVSMPSLSDEVIPENNERSFFTDVIINKIRVLHVGGRPSWDVKFLRKALKRNPNVDLVSFFILRDPTDLSFASERELSLIPFPVNEIFGKELSTFDVVIFQDFHFQPYGIFGFHLRNIQEYVSKDGGSFLMIGGSNSFNSGSYGRTSLSEILPVKLDYRPKTLSETISSQTYHPELTEVGKSHPITRIIPNTNENERHWNSMPELEGLNTVQGLKPSAMALLSTDDGQPVLAVDNIDNGKVAAFMSDSSWMWNFSQAQGGNVSPHYEKFWNRLFLWFVDDPELRDVKISTDKAIYSPGEIVKLDITSLSEDHIDENSSPVLVLPNGEKELIQIQRETEGSYIAEIVARVDGLHKISFVPKSSSEQFRELNKSETIFMVEPPSTEVVGPTANTEFLKKLSDESGARFITTDESPGKLKLDSSKKKTLIGYQTKKLWDNPFTFLVLIAMLSSEWLLRRRWGLK